The following coding sequences are from one Schizosaccharomyces osmophilus chromosome 1, complete sequence window:
- the brr6 gene encoding nuclear envelope protein Brr6/Brl1 produces the protein MDAFTEDIPMPDAGSENLGGFIPLRQRTEINSNEQILTMDNQNELFDISMSPEEKKPLKKTMSKRKLRKPKNPLLIHGKENSEKPLRRKSSNTSQLIRKEHADASHSTNWVHMHRDIPVVVSGYLQLLFNVCIISIVLYFLFSMVFTMQGDIRNNISTERSLLAYKAMECQRHYRKYDCDSPSSAISKVCDDLRVCILRKTSNTRLVAKILAEIIDTFVNHISYKTMIFSLLLVFGSLIASNYAFSLFRAKHSQNLPTYATSAIPAMISSNHLLEQEPHINGNQKLLKLQSEDGK, from the coding sequence ATGGATGCATTTACTGAAGATATTCCTATGCCAGACGCAGGATCTGAAAATTTAGGCGGATTTATACCATTAAGGCAGAGAACAGAAATTAACTCGAACGAACAAATATTAACAATGGACAATCAAAATGAACTTTTCGATATATCTATGTCTCCTGAAGAGAAAAAGCctttaaagaaaaccatGTCAAAAAGGAAGTTACGAAAGCCTAAAAATCCATTGCTAATacatggaaaagaaaattctgaAAAGCCTTTGAGAAGAAAATCCAGTAATACTTCCCAACTCATCCGGAAAGAGCATGCAGATGCCAGTCATTCTACTAATTGGGTACATATGCATCGTGACATTCCCGTTGTAGTGAGCGGGTACTTGCAGCTTCTATTTAACGTCTGTATAATCTCAATTgtcctttattttttgttttcaatggtATTTACTATGCAAGGTGATATACGAAACAATATAAGTACAGAACGATCGCTCCTTGCATATAAAGCAATGGAATGTCAGAGACACTATAGAAAATACGACTGTGATAGTCCAAGCTCAGCAATCAGTAAGGTATGCGATGATTTACGGGTTTGTATTCtgagaaaaacaagcaatACAAGACTAGTAGCCAAAATATTGGCCGAAATTATAGATACTTTTGTGAACCATATATCCTATAAGACCATGATTTTTTCCTTACtacttgtttttggaagcttGATTGCTTCAAACTATGCCTTCAGTCTTTTTCGGGCAAAGCACTCTCAGAACCTGCCTACTTATGCCACGAGCGCAATACCTGCGATGATCTCTAGTAACCATCTGCTGGAACAAGAACCTCACATAAATGGTAATCAAAAACTGCTGAAACTACAGTCCGAAGATGGAAAGTAG